The DNA region CGCGATAATCACGGCAAAGCCGTTGTCGCGGGCATTCGCCGCGAAATCACAGGCCGCCTCCGGTGTGCGGTGAGCGCTCATCACATGAACTTCCACTGCGATGCCAAACTCCTTGAGTGCGCTGATTGCGCCTTTCACAATGGGTAAATCGCTGTCGCTGCCCATGATGACAGCCACTTTTCTTTCTGCCATGTCGACACTTCCTTTTCTATCTTTCAATTCTTATTTCTTATGGAAAAACGAAAACAGGCTGCGACCGTCCGCAACCTGCAAAAACCCCTCTATTTGATTCCAGGTACACCAATTCCAGAGCAGTTCCCCTGCCCTGAGATCCGGCTATTCGGAGCGCCAAGGCCGCCCTGCGCCCGTGAAAAGATCAAGAACAACGCCATTCCTGCCGCACTCCTTTGTGATTACTTACTTAAAGTTTACAGGATTTTTTGTCATTTTTCAATCGGTAAACATTGTTTTCAAAAAGATTGGATGGATGATTGAAAAGGTACGAAACCCTCACCTGCTTTTTGTCGATTCCTCCGAATGGTATGACTAAGCGCGCTGCCGCCGCGCAGGAAAAGCTGCGAAAAATGCAGCTTTCCGACAAAAAAACTGCAGGGGACACGGCTGGACAACAGTCGTGTCCCCTGCGGCGCGTTTCGCACAAGCAGGATTTATTCGGAAAAAAGCGGCGTGGAGAGATATCTGTCCCCAGTGTCTGGCAGAAGCGCCACGATCACCTTTCCGGCATTTTCAGGCCGTTTTGCAAGCTCGGCCGCCGCATAAACCGCCGCGCCGGAGGAGATGCCAACCAGCACGCCCTCCCTCCGCGCGATTGCCCGGCCAGTCTCAAACGCCTGATCGTCGGTCACGCGGATGACCTCGTCGTAAATCCCGGTATCGAGCACGTCCGGGACAAAACCCGCGCCGATACCCTGGATCTTGTGCGGCCCGGCCTTGCCTTCCGAGAGAAGCGGCGAACCGGCCGGCTCAACCGCGACCACCCGGATGTTGGGATTTTTTCCTTTCAAATAGCTGCCGACTCCTGTGACCGTTCCGCCGGTGCCAACGCCCGCAACAAAGAAATCCACCTTCCCGTCGGTGTCGTTCCAAATCTCCGGCCCAGTGGTTGCCCGATGCACCGCCGGGTTTGCCATGTTTTCAAACTGCCCTGGAAGAAAGCCGCCTTCGGTTTCCTCAGCAAGCTCCCGCGCCTTCGCAATCGCGCCCTTCATGCCAAGCGCGCCGTCGGTAAGGATCAATTCGGCACCATACGCTTTCAGCAGATTGCGCCGTTCGACGCTCATCGTCTCCGGCATGGTGAGGATCACCCGATATCCACGCGCCGCAGCCACCGACGCAAGCCCGATGCCGGTATTCCCGGAAGTCGGTTCGATGATCACCGAGCCGGGCTTCAAAAACCCTTTTTGCTCCGCGTCATCGATCATTGCCTTTGCAATACGGTCCTTGACGCTCCCAGCGGGATTGAAATATTCCAGCTTTGCGAGGATCGTGGCTTTCAAGCCGTTTGTTTTTTCATAATTCGCAAGTTCCAGCAGCGGTGTACCGCCGATCAGTTCTGTTGCGCTGTGATAGATTCTGGACATCACACTCTTCCTTTCAGGTCAGCTATTGTGAATCGCTTCGTTTTTAATCATTATATTTCATATATGTTTAATATGATTTACATTATAACGTGGACTGTAGAATTTGTCAACCCGTTTTCTATAAAAAATGGAAGCGGCAAAAACGCCGCTCCCATCATATTCGCATTCAGATCATATAGTTATCCTGGCTGCTCGGTACGAGATCCTGCAGGGTAATGCCGTCCACATAATTGTTAACAACCTTCGCAAGCCCCTGCCAAAACGCTATCGTCGGGCATTCTCCATAGCGCGCGCATTCATTCGGTTCATGTTCCAGGCAGGCGACCGGCGCAAGACTTCCTTCCGTGAGACGCAGGATATCCCCCACTTTGTATTCCTGCGGCGGCTTAGCCAGCTTATATCCACCCTGCGGTCCGCGCACACTGCGTAAAAAACCGGCCTTTGCCAGCAGAATTACAATCTGCTCCAAATATTTGACCGAAATCTCCTGCCGGCCGGAAATTTCTTTCAAAGAAATATATTCCCCCGCATCATGCTGGGCAAGATCGATCATCAGCCGCAGTGCGTAGCGTCCTTTTGTTGAAATCTTCATGCGCCCGCCTCCTTTTCTATAATATACCATGGGAAAAATAGGGGTTCAAGCATCTTTTCTAAAATTCCACTCAAATCGAACATAGAAAAGGAGCCGCAGCATCTGCATGCAGCGGCTCCCAAGCCATTACGTGGATATGATTGGGGATTAGTACATTCCGCCCTGCGGCATCGGGGGCGCCGGAGGAGTCTCTTCCTTCTCGTCCGCGACCAGGCTCTCGGTTGTCAGTACCATCGCCGCAACCGAAGCCGCGTTCTGGATAGCGCTTCTGGTGACCTTGGTCGGGTCGACAATGCCGAGCTCGATCATATCGC from Anaerotruncus rubiinfantis includes:
- the cysK gene encoding cysteine synthase A codes for the protein MSRIYHSATELIGGTPLLELANYEKTNGLKATILAKLEYFNPAGSVKDRIAKAMIDDAEQKGFLKPGSVIIEPTSGNTGIGLASVAAARGYRVILTMPETMSVERRNLLKAYGAELILTDGALGMKGAIAKARELAEETEGGFLPGQFENMANPAVHRATTGPEIWNDTDGKVDFFVAGVGTGGTVTGVGSYLKGKNPNIRVVAVEPAGSPLLSEGKAGPHKIQGIGAGFVPDVLDTGIYDEVIRVTDDQAFETGRAIARREGVLVGISSGAAVYAAAELAKRPENAGKVIVALLPDTGDRYLSTPLFSE
- a CDS encoding RrF2 family transcriptional regulator, which gives rise to MKISTKGRYALRLMIDLAQHDAGEYISLKEISGRQEISVKYLEQIVILLAKAGFLRSVRGPQGGYKLAKPPQEYKVGDILRLTEGSLAPVACLEHEPNECARYGECPTIAFWQGLAKVVNNYVDGITLQDLVPSSQDNYMI